One genomic window of Aggregatilinea lenta includes the following:
- a CDS encoding glycosyltransferase family 39 protein, translating to MNQNQRRAPGLFLALVILAGLLLRVGLLRLDTRFHPDEALFAAQARMVTGDVLLRTTDLDKPPLPFYFTSLSFSLLGDGETAARLPNVLFSGLTLIALAALASALYCDRVVTLLAVLLLALSPYDLAFAATVFTDVQATFWLVAGAALAARDRWTWAGIAAGLVLACKPTAALALPLVLVLGLVSVTTRSVAARSTLRRLGNFVLPLAIGVGLLALWDLARAPRSFYTLAVARNDPGRLIRADELWPRLEAWADRLSTAVGSQALAATLSLLVLLWLICGLRRGRLRTAALDWSIIGFALAFLGWYWLVAFNTYDRYLHPLIPFLLLLAAHAAIGLWRRVGARPVMLAAGAAIVAAGLLPSTLRTLDGDTPLIDSQSEYAGIDHLAQYLKMDLRGEVVYDHWLGWELAYYLGDDPGVVVVYMPLPDDLADDMRGQSASRYFAASSAVEAGPWLAALDRAGIDVQTVYADPPHGFVVYALAAP from the coding sequence GTGAACCAGAATCAACGACGAGCGCCGGGGCTGTTCCTGGCGCTTGTGATTCTGGCCGGGCTGCTGCTGCGCGTGGGACTGCTGCGCCTGGATACCCGCTTCCACCCCGACGAGGCGCTGTTCGCGGCACAGGCACGGATGGTCACCGGCGACGTGCTGCTGCGTACCACTGACCTCGACAAGCCTCCGCTGCCCTTCTACTTCACGTCACTCTCTTTTTCTCTGCTTGGCGACGGCGAAACCGCCGCGCGACTGCCCAACGTATTGTTCAGCGGCCTCACGCTGATCGCGCTGGCCGCGTTGGCCAGCGCACTCTACTGCGACCGCGTGGTGACTCTACTTGCGGTTCTGCTGCTGGCACTGTCGCCTTACGATCTCGCGTTTGCGGCGACGGTGTTCACCGACGTACAGGCGACGTTCTGGCTGGTGGCCGGGGCCGCGCTGGCCGCACGTGATCGCTGGACATGGGCCGGGATCGCAGCCGGGTTGGTGCTGGCCTGCAAGCCAACGGCGGCGCTCGCGCTGCCGCTGGTGTTGGTCTTGGGGCTTGTCAGCGTGACTACGCGAAGCGTCGCCGCGCGCTCCACCCTGCGCCGCCTGGGGAATTTCGTCCTGCCGCTGGCGATCGGGGTCGGGCTACTGGCGCTGTGGGATCTGGCCCGCGCGCCGCGCAGCTTCTACACGCTGGCCGTCGCGCGCAACGATCCGGGCCGCCTGATCCGCGCGGACGAGCTGTGGCCGCGCCTGGAGGCATGGGCCGACCGGCTCAGCACGGCGGTCGGGTCGCAGGCGCTGGCGGCGACGCTATCATTGCTCGTCCTGCTCTGGCTGATCTGCGGTCTGCGCCGGGGTCGCTTGCGTACGGCAGCGCTGGACTGGAGCATCATCGGGTTCGCGCTGGCGTTTCTCGGCTGGTACTGGCTGGTCGCGTTCAACACCTATGACCGCTACCTGCACCCGCTGATCCCGTTCCTGCTGCTGCTCGCCGCCCACGCCGCGATCGGGTTGTGGCGTCGCGTGGGCGCGCGTCCGGTGATGCTGGCGGCTGGCGCTGCAATCGTGGCTGCCGGACTGCTGCCGTCCACACTGCGCACGCTCGACGGTGACACACCGCTCATCGACAGCCAGAGCGAGTATGCCGGGATCGATCATCTGGCGCAGTATCTGAAAATGGATCTGCGCGGCGAGGTCGTCTACGATCACTGGCTCGGCTGGGAGCTGGCCTACTACCTGGGCGACGATCCGGGCGTGGTCGTCGTCTACATGCCGCTGCCAGACGATCTGGCCGACGACATGCGCGGGCAATCCGCCTCGCGCTACTTCGCCGCATCGTCCGCCGTCGAGGCGGGTCCCTGGCTCGCCGCACTCGATCGGGCTGGGATAGACGTGCAAACCGTCTACGCCGATCCGCCGCATGGCTTCGTCGTCTACGCCCTCGCCGCACCTTAA
- a CDS encoding glycosyltransferase family 2 protein has protein sequence MALKLSVIIPCYNEASTIAEIVRRVRAVELASEIIVVDDGSTDGTRDILAGVEPGDDLKVVLHERNLGKGAAVRTGFRTATGDVFLIQDADLEYDPRDYPVLLRPIEEGISKVVYGSRFLGGPRKAMFFWNMVANRSLTLVTNMLYNAILSDMETCYKVFRAEVVREIPLRSHRFDFEPEVTAKVLKRGHRIYEVPISYNGREWNEGKKISWRDGVIALWTLIRYRFTE, from the coding sequence TTGGCGCTAAAGCTGTCGGTGATTATTCCCTGCTACAACGAAGCCAGCACCATCGCCGAGATTGTTCGACGTGTGCGTGCGGTTGAGCTGGCCAGCGAGATCATCGTGGTCGACGACGGCTCGACGGATGGCACGCGCGACATCCTGGCAGGGGTCGAGCCTGGCGACGACTTGAAGGTCGTCCTACACGAGCGCAACCTGGGCAAAGGCGCGGCAGTGCGCACCGGCTTCCGCACGGCGACGGGCGACGTCTTCTTGATTCAGGACGCCGACCTTGAATATGACCCGCGCGACTACCCCGTGCTGCTGCGGCCCATCGAAGAAGGCATCAGCAAGGTGGTCTACGGCTCGCGCTTCCTGGGCGGCCCGCGTAAGGCGATGTTCTTCTGGAATATGGTCGCCAACCGCTCGCTGACGTTGGTAACCAATATGCTCTATAACGCGATCCTCAGCGACATGGAAACGTGCTACAAGGTCTTCCGCGCCGAGGTCGTGCGTGAGATCCCGCTGCGCTCGCACCGCTTCGACTTTGAGCCGGAAGTCACGGCCAAGGTCCTCAAGCGCGGCCACCGCATCTACGAGGTGCCGATCTCATATAACGGGCGCGAGTGGAACGAAGGCAAGAAGATCTCCTGGCGTGACGGCGTGATCGCCCTGTGGACCTTGATTCGCTACCGCTTTACCGAATAG
- a CDS encoding GNAT family N-acetyltransferase, producing the protein MSTGPTTIIRGIQSDDWEAFLPLWRNEAALLNTLESPHLSEEAIRERFNNAPATTHTLIAEVGLASGRRQPVGVAWIERLHTRRRHGAKLRLLMLPTYRDSMLENALLEGVLHHVDQWTTLSRLEAFVFVDDAAELALFERHGFAIEAHMRQFALRGGVMADAYLLARLRPATDAPAADAAPDEEGHS; encoded by the coding sequence GTGAGTACAGGCCCAACAACCATTATCCGGGGTATTCAAAGCGACGACTGGGAAGCTTTCCTGCCGCTGTGGCGGAACGAGGCCGCGCTGCTAAACACGCTTGAGAGTCCGCATCTGTCCGAAGAGGCCATCCGCGAGCGCTTCAACAACGCCCCCGCGACCACACATACGCTCATCGCGGAAGTCGGGCTGGCCAGCGGTCGGCGGCAGCCGGTCGGCGTGGCCTGGATCGAGAGGCTGCATACGCGGCGGCGGCACGGGGCGAAGCTGCGGCTGCTGATGCTGCCTACCTACCGCGATTCCATGCTGGAAAACGCGCTGCTCGAAGGTGTGCTGCATCACGTCGACCAGTGGACGACCCTCAGCCGCCTGGAAGCATTCGTCTTCGTGGACGACGCGGCGGAGTTGGCGCTGTTCGAGCGGCACGGCTTTGCCATCGAGGCGCACATGCGGCAGTTCGCGCTGCGCGGCGGCGTCATGGCCGATGCGTACCTGTTGGCCCGCCTGCGCCCTGCGACGGACGCGCCTGCGGCTGATGCAGCACCGGATGAAGAGGGACACTCGTGA
- a CDS encoding GNAT family N-acetyltransferase, whose amino-acid sequence MSRDNRMEIVVRGAEAEDWEDAAMIFEHRAVIRNLLQIPYMSRDTVRDRYENPLPDRHALVAVVHDRVVGILGLHFNTGRQSHVASLGLMVHSDYQGRGVGTALMAAAIDLAENWLGCTRMELDVFTDNDVAIRLYQKFGFETEGTLRQFAMRDGVLDDVYLMARVRTDAGS is encoded by the coding sequence GTGAGCAGAGACAACCGCATGGAGATCGTGGTGCGCGGCGCTGAAGCCGAGGACTGGGAAGACGCGGCGATGATTTTTGAGCATCGCGCCGTGATCCGCAATCTGCTCCAAATCCCGTATATGTCGCGCGACACGGTCCGCGACCGCTACGAAAACCCCTTGCCGGACCGCCATGCGCTGGTGGCCGTCGTGCACGATCGCGTGGTAGGCATCCTGGGTTTGCACTTCAACACGGGACGCCAGTCGCACGTGGCCAGCCTGGGCCTGATGGTCCATTCCGACTACCAGGGGCGCGGCGTCGGCACGGCGCTGATGGCCGCCGCCATCGATCTGGCCGAAAACTGGCTGGGCTGCACGCGTATGGAGTTGGACGTCTTCACTGACAACGACGTGGCGATCCGGCTGTACCAGAAATTTGGTTTCGAGACGGAGGGCACGCTGCGCCAGTTCGCGATGCGCGACGGCGTGCTGGATGACGTCTACCTCATGGCGCGGGTTCGTACCGACGCCGGATCGTGA
- a CDS encoding class I SAM-dependent methyltransferase → MTSTSWRGFVPTPDRESKLLMTDHHPSDQAALRGEPSYVWRSGQERRLQMIARWAALKDARILEAGCGLGAYSSQFRRRYSPSVEAFDVELERVKAASAETPHALVAAAEALPYRNGLFDTILSNEVIEHVVDDRAAAREMVRTLKPGGRIVLFCPNRWYPVEQHGHYWKGTYHFGNTPLINYLPDRWRNKLAPHVRTYSARAVRGLFDGLPVRIVYHTRIFGGYDNIVYRHPRLGRALRAALYVAEHTPLRVLGLSHLLIIEKMG, encoded by the coding sequence ATGACGTCTACCTCATGGCGCGGGTTCGTACCGACGCCGGATCGTGAGTCTAAGCTCTTGATGACCGATCACCATCCTTCCGACCAGGCGGCGCTGCGCGGCGAGCCGAGCTACGTCTGGCGCAGCGGACAGGAGCGCCGCCTGCAAATGATCGCGCGCTGGGCGGCGCTGAAGGACGCGCGGATTTTGGAAGCGGGTTGTGGCCTGGGCGCGTACAGCAGCCAGTTCCGCCGCCGCTATTCGCCGTCCGTCGAGGCGTTCGACGTGGAGTTGGAGCGCGTGAAGGCTGCCAGCGCGGAAACGCCGCACGCACTGGTCGCGGCGGCAGAGGCGCTGCCTTACCGGAACGGCCTGTTCGATACGATTCTGTCAAACGAGGTGATCGAGCACGTCGTGGACGACCGCGCCGCGGCCCGCGAGATGGTCCGCACACTCAAGCCGGGCGGGCGCATTGTGCTGTTCTGCCCGAACCGCTGGTATCCGGTCGAGCAGCACGGGCACTACTGGAAGGGCACGTATCATTTCGGCAATACACCGTTGATCAACTACCTGCCGGATCGCTGGCGCAACAAGTTGGCTCCTCACGTCCGTACCTATTCGGCGCGCGCGGTGCGCGGCCTGTTCGACGGGCTGCCGGTGCGGATCGTTTATCACACGCGCATCTTCGGCGGCTACGACAACATCGTCTACCGCCACCCGCGTCTGGGACGGGCGCTGCGCGCCGCGCTGTACGTCGCGGAGCATACGCCGCTGCGCGTGCTCGGCCTGTCACACCTGCTGATCATCGAGAAAATGGGGTAG
- a CDS encoding cysteine hydrolase family protein, whose protein sequence is MNTRPAFYHADRVGQLYVPDVMGATAEGQAAGLPSADTDDPQIALLLVDAQVDFVHADGALSVPGAVDDTRRTIDWLLRYTDRVSAIAASLDSHIPLQIFFPTWWVDRDGRHPDPYTPIACNAVDAGNWIPLYEPNWSRRYVHELETDSRKQLMIWPFHTMLGTPGHAITPALYEAVAYHSAARRSQPTLVTKGSLPKTEHYSILEPEVTVPDSPQGELNVALLDMLDDYDRVYVAGQAKSHCVLETLRSVLLYYRDQPQQIAKWYVLVDCMSSVSHPEIDFDAMANRTLEDYAQHGLKLVRSTDPLD, encoded by the coding sequence ATGAATACACGTCCTGCTTTTTACCACGCTGACCGGGTCGGCCAGTTGTACGTACCGGACGTTATGGGCGCGACGGCTGAAGGCCAGGCTGCGGGGCTGCCGTCCGCCGATACGGACGATCCGCAGATCGCGCTGCTGCTGGTCGACGCGCAGGTCGACTTCGTGCACGCGGACGGCGCGCTGAGCGTGCCCGGCGCGGTGGACGATACGCGACGTACGATCGACTGGCTGCTGCGTTATACGGATCGCGTCTCCGCGATTGCCGCGTCGCTGGACAGCCACATCCCGTTGCAAATCTTCTTCCCGACGTGGTGGGTAGACCGCGACGGCAGGCACCCGGACCCGTACACGCCGATCGCCTGCAACGCGGTGGATGCGGGGAACTGGATTCCGCTGTACGAACCAAACTGGTCGCGGCGCTACGTGCACGAGTTGGAAACGGACTCGCGCAAGCAACTCATGATCTGGCCGTTCCATACCATGCTCGGCACGCCGGGCCACGCCATCACGCCCGCGTTGTATGAGGCCGTCGCCTACCATAGCGCGGCGCGGCGCTCGCAGCCCACACTGGTGACCAAAGGCTCACTGCCCAAGACCGAGCATTACTCGATCTTGGAGCCGGAAGTGACCGTGCCCGATAGTCCGCAAGGTGAGTTGAACGTGGCGCTGCTGGACATGCTCGACGATTACGATCGCGTCTACGTTGCCGGGCAGGCCAAGAGTCACTGCGTGCTGGAAACGCTGCGTTCCGTGCTGCTTTATTACCGTGACCAGCCGCAGCAGATCGCCAAGTGGTACGTGCTGGTAGACTGCATGTCGTCGGTCAGCCACCCGGAGATCGATTTCGACGCGATGGCGAACCGCACGCTCGAAGACTACGCGCAGCACGGCCTGAAGCTGGTGCGCTCGACCGATCCGTTGGACTAG
- a CDS encoding sensor histidine kinase: MTFDTDTLVITPAPSTGSHPSANNASSSQPSVGSDPQTRVALAMLDACQDGLLMVGTSGQLLHTNTAADRLLGESMRAYVGRSILAWIHDRGWTHVTEITGLTPPLLRDLLSRAVCDQGQSSRRVFEQQTGDSPRIVEERGTPVQASDGSALGWMLTWRDITEERQQARAREEVSHMMIHDLRSPLTAIIGSLTMLHDLMIEEAVDIAPYDGVLRIAHNSSAGMLNLIESLLDIARIDQDGMALSRTTQALPPVIDDACTSILSLAYRAHIQMAIEVPEDLPPVSIDADKIRRVLVNLLDNGLRHTPVDGLVTVRASASPGSSEIVVCVADTGPGVPVAQRERIFDKFVQLQSRAAGGGKGFGLGLTFCKLAVETHGGRIWIDEAPGGGAAFCFSLPAVTEP; this comes from the coding sequence ATGACTTTCGATACCGATACACTGGTCATCACACCGGCTCCCAGTACCGGAAGCCACCCGTCCGCCAACAACGCCTCTTCATCGCAGCCGTCCGTCGGATCTGACCCGCAGACCCGTGTGGCCCTCGCCATGCTGGACGCCTGCCAGGACGGGCTGCTGATGGTGGGTACGTCCGGCCAACTGCTGCATACGAATACGGCGGCGGACCGGCTGCTAGGCGAATCGATGCGCGCCTACGTCGGACGCAGCATCCTGGCCTGGATTCACGACCGGGGCTGGACGCATGTGACCGAAATCACCGGCCTGACGCCGCCGCTGCTGCGCGATTTGCTGTCGCGCGCGGTGTGCGACCAGGGCCAAAGCTCGCGCAGGGTCTTCGAGCAGCAAACGGGCGACAGTCCGCGCATCGTCGAGGAGCGGGGCACGCCGGTGCAGGCGTCGGACGGCAGTGCGCTCGGCTGGATGCTGACGTGGCGTGACATTACTGAGGAGCGCCAGCAGGCGCGCGCGCGCGAAGAGGTGAGTCATATGATGATTCACGATCTGCGCAGCCCCCTGACGGCCATCATCGGCAGTCTGACGATGCTGCACGACCTGATGATCGAAGAAGCGGTCGATATCGCGCCCTACGATGGCGTGCTGCGCATCGCGCATAACAGCAGCGCCGGCATGCTCAACCTCATCGAATCGCTGCTCGACATCGCGCGCATCGATCAAGATGGCATGGCGCTGTCCCGCACGACACAGGCGCTGCCGCCCGTCATCGACGATGCCTGCACGTCGATTCTCAGCCTCGCCTACCGCGCCCACATCCAGATGGCGATCGAGGTCCCCGAAGATCTGCCACCCGTGTCGATCGATGCCGATAAGATCCGGCGGGTGCTGGTGAATTTGCTTGACAACGGTCTGCGCCACACCCCGGTAGACGGCCTCGTCACGGTGCGCGCCAGCGCGTCGCCGGGCAGCAGCGAGATCGTCGTGTGCGTCGCCGATACCGGTCCCGGCGTCCCGGTGGCGCAGCGCGAGCGTATTTTCGACAAGTTCGTCCAGCTCCAGTCACGGGCCGCTGGCGGCGGCAAAGGCTTTGGGCTGGGATTGACGTTTTGTAAGCTGGCCGTAGAGACCCACGGCGGGCGGATCTGGATTGACGAAGCGCCCGGCGGCGGCGCGGCGTTTTGTTTCTCGCTGCCTGCCGTCACGGAGCCTTAA
- a CDS encoding sensor histidine kinase: protein MPPYPFLQAIFNNTDGALILLDCGGRVAAANPGVERLMGIHPVQVVGRTVEALLDEPALRFGEQLGFSPEALRALTTHICFGKVSEDYLDTLRGLIEIETPQPRCLCRTLTPVPDDWGGLGGLLMTFRDATPERSIMLGRERFYGMVVHDLRGPLTAINTGFKLLSEIASGDDPVSQAVSNTTAASQGAVTKLLSLVDSLLDVAKFQGEGVELCRAPVRLPEVVNAVIAETRLLSDDVEIDVVSTVPCTLPPLDIDGELVARLLLNLVDNALKFAPAQTTVSVGAHVINGMVYIDVRDGGQGIPDEDKARVFDLFSQTHTVTARRRGSGIGLAFCKLVVEAHGGRIWVEDNVPCGTVFVLTLPLYTPR from the coding sequence ATGCCACCGTACCCCTTCCTACAGGCGATTTTTAATAACACGGACGGCGCGCTGATCCTGCTCGATTGCGGCGGGCGCGTGGCGGCTGCGAATCCCGGCGTGGAACGCCTCATGGGGATTCACCCGGTGCAGGTGGTGGGGCGCACGGTCGAGGCTTTGCTGGACGAGCCTGCACTGCGCTTCGGCGAGCAGTTGGGCTTTTCGCCGGAGGCTCTGCGCGCGCTGACGACGCACATCTGCTTCGGAAAAGTGAGCGAGGACTATCTCGACACGCTGCGTGGGCTGATCGAAATCGAGACGCCGCAGCCGCGCTGTCTTTGCCGGACCCTGACGCCGGTGCCCGATGACTGGGGGGGCTTGGGCGGCCTACTGATGACCTTTAGAGACGCCACCCCGGAACGCAGCATCATGCTGGGGCGCGAGCGATTCTACGGCATGGTTGTGCACGACCTGCGCGGCCCGTTGACCGCCATCAACACCGGCTTCAAGCTGCTCAGCGAGATCGCGTCCGGCGACGACCCGGTGAGTCAGGCGGTCAGCAACACGACGGCGGCGTCGCAAGGCGCGGTGACCAAGCTGCTGTCGCTGGTGGATTCGCTGCTGGACGTGGCGAAGTTCCAGGGCGAGGGTGTCGAGCTGTGCCGCGCACCGGTCCGGCTGCCGGAGGTGGTGAACGCGGTCATCGCTGAAACGCGGCTCCTGTCCGATGACGTGGAGATCGATGTCGTCTCGACCGTGCCCTGCACGCTGCCACCGCTCGACATCGACGGCGAGTTGGTCGCGCGGCTCCTGCTTAATCTGGTGGACAACGCGCTGAAGTTCGCGCCTGCACAGACCACGGTGTCCGTCGGAGCGCATGTCATCAACGGCATGGTCTACATCGACGTGCGCGACGGTGGGCAGGGCATTCCTGACGAGGACAAGGCGCGCGTGTTCGACCTGTTCAGCCAGACGCACACGGTCACTGCACGGCGGCGCGGGTCAGGGATCGGGCTGGCGTTTTGCAAGCTGGTGGTGGAAGCGCACGGCGGACGGATCTGGGTCGAGGATAATGTGCCCTGCGGCACGGTGTTCGTCTTGACGCTGCCGCTCTACACGCCGCGCTAA
- a CDS encoding CBS domain-containing protein has translation MLVGEVMTREPVTVRPEDTLRAATARMQAANCRRLPVVDETGHVCGIITDRDLRLVANSPLVLRERWQDDMLLDHTAVGACMSPDPVCVAPDLPVEQAIDLLVLHRISGLPVVENGELVGVVTVTDLIRALATLLRAR, from the coding sequence ATGTTAGTTGGCGAGGTCATGACGCGCGAGCCGGTCACGGTTCGCCCTGAAGATACGCTGCGGGCGGCCACCGCTCGCATGCAAGCCGCCAACTGCCGCCGTCTGCCCGTCGTCGACGAGACGGGACACGTGTGCGGGATTATCACCGACCGCGACCTGCGGCTGGTCGCAAACTCGCCGCTGGTCCTGCGCGAGCGCTGGCAGGACGATATGCTGCTCGATCATACGGCGGTAGGCGCGTGCATGTCGCCCGATCCTGTGTGCGTCGCGCCAGATCTGCCGGTCGAGCAGGCAATCGACCTGCTGGTGCTGCACCGTATCAGCGGCCTGCCCGTCGTGGAGAACGGCGAGCTGGTCGGGGTGGTCACCGTCACGGACCTGATCCGTGCGCTGGCGACGCTGCTGCGCGCGCGTTAG
- a CDS encoding glycosyltransferase family 4 protein, producing the protein MTVYLDVSAAVNSRAGLGRYARSLTDALLQEMAAPPTLFYNRTPQANVPAEWVRVPQRSIRLGYKPWRMMVWQGQLAHASFERLVPDVQVFHATEHLLMPLGDVPTVMTVHDLIFKLFPQHHKRLNYYFLNAAMPLFVKRADAIITVSQATKNDLMRYYGTPDQKITVVHEAASPNFRVVSRSEVARVRAKYDLPDQFLLVVGTIEPRKNLARLVEALARLRREHRDLQLMVVGAKGWLYDDFFKRVEELGLTDAVRLLGFVPDEDLPGVFRAATVYVMASVYEGAGLPVLEAMACGVPVVSSRESSLPELGADVPHYFNPHDVDNMTEVLGIVLGDVRLRTEMAAAGPERAARFSWKRAAAETLRVYRKLVQ; encoded by the coding sequence TTGACGGTTTACCTCGACGTATCGGCAGCGGTCAACAGCCGGGCCGGGCTGGGGCGCTATGCGCGCTCGCTGACCGATGCGCTGCTGCAAGAAATGGCCGCGCCGCCCACCCTCTTCTATAACCGCACGCCCCAGGCCAACGTGCCTGCCGAATGGGTGCGCGTCCCGCAGCGCTCGATCCGGCTGGGCTATAAGCCGTGGCGCATGATGGTCTGGCAGGGGCAGCTCGCGCATGCCTCGTTCGAGCGGCTTGTGCCGGACGTGCAGGTGTTCCACGCTACGGAGCATCTCTTGATGCCGCTTGGCGACGTGCCCACGGTAATGACCGTGCACGACCTGATCTTCAAGTTGTTTCCGCAGCACCACAAGCGCCTGAACTACTATTTCCTCAACGCCGCCATGCCGCTGTTCGTCAAACGCGCAGACGCGATCATCACCGTCTCGCAGGCCACCAAAAATGACCTGATGCGCTACTATGGCACGCCCGACCAGAAAATCACGGTCGTGCATGAAGCGGCCTCGCCCAACTTCCGCGTCGTGTCGCGCAGTGAAGTTGCCCGCGTGCGCGCCAAGTACGACCTGCCGGATCAGTTCCTGCTGGTAGTGGGCACCATCGAGCCGCGCAAAAACCTGGCACGGTTGGTCGAAGCGCTGGCACGCCTGCGCCGCGAGCACCGCGATTTGCAGTTGATGGTGGTCGGCGCGAAGGGCTGGCTGTACGACGACTTCTTCAAGCGCGTCGAGGAACTGGGTCTGACGGACGCCGTGCGGCTGCTCGGCTTCGTGCCCGACGAGGACCTGCCGGGTGTCTTCCGCGCGGCGACGGTATACGTCATGGCGTCCGTCTACGAGGGCGCGGGGCTGCCCGTGCTGGAGGCGATGGCGTGCGGCGTGCCGGTCGTCAGCAGCCGCGAATCGAGCCTGCCAGAGTTGGGTGCGGACGTACCGCACTATTTCAATCCACATGACGTGGACAACATGACCGAGGTGCTGGGCATCGTGCTCGGCGACGTCCGGCTGCGGACCGAGATGGCCGCTGCCGGGCCGGAGCGCGCGGCCCGTTTCTCGTGGAAGCGCGCCGCCGCCGAAACGCTGCGCGTCTACCGCAAGCTGGTCCAATAA
- a CDS encoding WecB/TagA/CpsF family glycosyltransferase, translating to MTAQPPPAPAGHVTVLGVPLDAITFDGLLAQIDAWIVADDGLHQVCTVSPEFVMIAQDDPAFMQVLREADLCVADGIGLLFAARYLGKPLPQRVTGSDGVPLIAERAAREGWSLYLLGAAPGVAERAAQILTERYPGLRIAGTYAGSPAPDEEADIVARVNASSADILLVAYGAPRQDVWIAHNRAHLETHVALGVGGTFDFIAGTVPRAPRWMQRLALEWLFRLIIQPWRWRRMLRLPRFVWGVLRHGEDAAK from the coding sequence GTGACGGCGCAACCTCCTCCAGCGCCAGCCGGGCACGTGACTGTCTTGGGCGTGCCGCTTGATGCAATCACGTTTGACGGCTTGCTGGCGCAGATCGACGCCTGGATTGTCGCTGACGATGGCCTGCATCAGGTCTGCACCGTCAGCCCGGAATTCGTGATGATCGCCCAGGATGATCCTGCATTCATGCAGGTATTACGCGAGGCTGACCTGTGTGTTGCGGACGGCATCGGCCTGTTATTCGCGGCGCGCTACCTGGGCAAGCCGCTGCCGCAGCGTGTGACCGGGTCCGACGGCGTGCCGCTCATCGCCGAGCGAGCCGCGCGTGAAGGCTGGTCGCTGTATTTGCTGGGGGCCGCGCCGGGCGTCGCCGAACGCGCCGCGCAGATCCTGACCGAGCGCTATCCGGGGCTACGCATCGCGGGCACCTACGCGGGCAGTCCCGCGCCGGACGAGGAAGCGGACATCGTGGCGCGCGTGAATGCCAGCAGTGCAGACATCCTGTTGGTGGCCTACGGCGCGCCGCGTCAGGACGTCTGGATCGCGCATAACCGCGCCCACCTGGAGACGCACGTCGCGCTGGGCGTGGGTGGCACATTCGACTTCATCGCCGGGACGGTGCCCCGCGCGCCGCGCTGGATGCAGCGTCTGGCCCTGGAATGGCTGTTCCGGCTGATCATTCAGCCGTGGCGCTGGCGGCGTATGCTACGTCTGCCGCGTTTCGTGTGGGGGGTGCTGCGTCACGGTGAGGACGCGGCAAAGTAA